A DNA window from Streptomyces canus contains the following coding sequences:
- a CDS encoding histidine phosphatase family protein, which translates to MPTLILVRHGRSTANTEGLLAGWTPGVALDERGTAQAAALPGRLEGVPISEVVASPLQRCQETIQPLLDARPGLPAHSEERIGECHYGDWSGRKLAELGDEPLMEVVQAHPSAAAFPGGESMRAMQTRAAEAVREWNARVERDHGADAVYLMCSHGDIIKSLVADALGLHLDLFQRISVEPCSITVIRYTRLRPFLVRLGDTGDFASLVPREEAAGGDAPVGGGAGAP; encoded by the coding sequence ATGCCCACGTTGATCCTTGTCAGGCACGGACGATCCACCGCGAACACCGAGGGGCTGCTCGCCGGGTGGACGCCCGGGGTGGCCCTCGACGAGCGCGGCACCGCACAGGCCGCCGCGCTCCCCGGACGGCTCGAAGGAGTGCCCATCTCCGAGGTCGTCGCCAGCCCCCTCCAGCGCTGCCAGGAAACGATTCAGCCGCTGCTCGACGCCCGGCCCGGCCTCCCGGCGCACAGCGAGGAACGCATCGGGGAGTGCCACTACGGAGACTGGTCCGGCCGCAAGCTCGCGGAGCTGGGGGACGAGCCGCTCATGGAGGTCGTCCAGGCGCATCCGTCGGCGGCCGCGTTTCCCGGCGGCGAGTCCATGCGAGCGATGCAGACGCGCGCGGCGGAGGCCGTACGCGAGTGGAACGCGCGCGTGGAGCGCGATCACGGGGCCGACGCCGTCTACCTGATGTGCTCGCACGGCGACATCATCAAGTCGCTCGTCGCGGACGCACTGGGTCTTCATCTCGACCTCTTCCAGAGGATCTCTGTCGAACCGTGTTCCATCACTGTCATCCGATACACACGTCTGAGGCCGTTTCTCGTCCGCCTCGGCGACACCGGTGACTTCGCGTCCCTGGTGCCGCGCGAGGAGGCCGCGGGCGGTGACGCCCCTGTCGGTGGTGGTGCGGGCGCACCGTGA
- a CDS encoding ferritin-like domain-containing protein, giving the protein MLSAKNLFQEILDNDESFRLFCSIAASGESQGGWENARIAALVPPSERELAPKITRHGADEDKHGRIFNALMRKRGLEPVPVPPETDYTMLLEKHGIGLAHEKLKSDEPLTVRDIVTYLAHSRVTEQRASEQMELLRKHFADHPELGRAVKMISGDEDNHLAYCHEELLRFAYAGHGRAIRHTLRECALAEIRVYRDVSLAVMAHMGSILGWSRAKSAVLAAGIHGLYAYERAAGWRRMVSLKPPERRDAMGGPATSAPEFA; this is encoded by the coding sequence ATGCTTTCGGCCAAGAATCTGTTCCAGGAGATCCTCGACAACGACGAGTCCTTCCGGCTGTTCTGCTCCATCGCGGCCAGCGGGGAGTCGCAGGGCGGCTGGGAGAACGCCCGCATCGCGGCGCTGGTACCGCCGAGCGAGCGCGAACTCGCCCCCAAGATCACCCGGCACGGCGCCGACGAGGACAAGCACGGGCGGATCTTCAACGCCCTGATGAGGAAACGCGGTCTCGAACCCGTGCCCGTCCCGCCCGAGACGGACTACACGATGCTCCTGGAGAAGCACGGCATCGGCCTCGCCCACGAGAAGCTCAAGAGCGACGAGCCGCTGACCGTGCGGGACATCGTCACCTACCTCGCCCACAGCAGGGTCACCGAACAGCGGGCCTCCGAGCAGATGGAGCTGCTGCGCAAGCACTTCGCCGACCACCCCGAGCTCGGCCGGGCGGTGAAGATGATCTCGGGCGACGAGGACAACCACCTCGCGTACTGCCACGAGGAACTGCTGCGCTTCGCCTACGCCGGCCACGGCCGCGCCATCCGGCACACGCTCAGGGAGTGCGCCCTGGCCGAGATCCGCGTCTACCGGGACGTCAGCCTCGCGGTGATGGCCCACATGGGAAGCATCCTCGGCTGGTCCCGGGCGAAGTCCGCCGTCCTCGCCGCGGGCATCCACGGCCTGTACGCCTACGAACGCGCCGCGGGCTGGCGCCGTATGGTCTCGCTGAAGCCACCGGAGCGCCGAGACGCCATGGGCGGTCCCGCCACCTCGGCCCCCGAGTTCGCCTGA
- a CDS encoding PAC2 family protein, with the protein MIELEGVPELIDPVMVAAFEGWNDAGDAASTAVAHLDKEWKGEVFAALDAEDYYDFQVNRPTVWLDGGVRKITWPTTRLSVVRVGGDKPRDLVLVRGIEPSMRWRSFCNELLGFAHELGVELVVILGALLGDTPHTRPVPISGTTSDADLAQRMDLEETKYEGPTGIVGILQEACTHAGVPAVSLWAAVPHYVSQPPNPKATLALLNRLEDLIDVRIPLGELAEDARAWQVGVDQLAAEDTEVAEYVQTLEEARDTAELPEASGEAIAREFERYLRRRDGGQPGQPGGHATADGSDSAAYLRDSPSGRAKPPRPPKPETEAATEPETDDEDSSSED; encoded by the coding sequence GTGATCGAGCTCGAGGGGGTTCCCGAGCTGATCGACCCGGTCATGGTGGCCGCGTTCGAGGGCTGGAACGACGCCGGCGACGCCGCCTCCACCGCGGTCGCACATCTGGACAAGGAGTGGAAGGGCGAGGTGTTCGCGGCGCTCGACGCCGAGGACTACTACGACTTCCAGGTGAACCGCCCCACCGTGTGGCTGGACGGCGGAGTGCGCAAGATCACGTGGCCGACGACAAGGTTGTCGGTGGTCCGCGTCGGCGGCGACAAGCCGCGCGATCTCGTACTCGTCCGAGGAATCGAACCGTCGATGCGATGGCGCTCGTTCTGCAACGAGCTGCTGGGCTTCGCCCACGAACTGGGCGTGGAGCTGGTGGTGATCCTGGGCGCGCTGCTCGGCGACACCCCGCACACCCGCCCTGTTCCGATCAGCGGGACCACGTCCGATGCGGACCTGGCCCAGCGGATGGACCTGGAGGAGACCAAGTACGAGGGCCCCACAGGCATCGTCGGCATCCTCCAGGAGGCCTGCACTCACGCGGGCGTGCCCGCGGTGTCGCTGTGGGCGGCCGTACCGCACTACGTGTCGCAGCCGCCGAACCCGAAGGCGACGCTGGCCCTCCTGAACCGTCTGGAGGACCTGATCGACGTACGGATCCCGCTGGGCGAGCTGGCCGAGGACGCGCGCGCCTGGCAGGTGGGCGTGGACCAGCTGGCCGCCGAGGACACCGAGGTCGCGGAGTACGTCCAGACGCTGGAGGAGGCCCGGGACACCGCGGAGCTGCCGGAGGCCTCGGGCGAGGCGATCGCCCGGGAGTTCGAGCGGTATCTGCGGCGCCGGGACGGCGGCCAGCCGGGGCAGCCGGGCGGTCACGCGACCGCGGACGGCAGTGACAGCGCGGCCTATCTGCGGGACAGCCCCAGCGGTCGGGCGAAGCCTCCCAGGCCGCCGAAGCCGGAGACTGAGGCCGCGACGGAACCGGAGACGGACGACGAGGACTCGTCGTCGGAGGACTGA
- a CDS encoding DUF3090 domain-containing protein, whose product MSRQVFLYDPPDRFVAGTVGLPGRRTFFLQATAGPRVTSVALEKTQVAALAERMEELLDEVVRRSGGSAPVPAVSPTEVADTAPLDTPIEEEFRVGTMALAWDGEEQRMIVEAQALVELEAESEEDLAEAEEKLLQDEENGPPMLRVRLTGAQARAFAKRALDVVNAGRPPCPLCSLPLDPEGHVCPRQNGYRRGA is encoded by the coding sequence GTGTCCCGTCAGGTGTTCCTCTATGACCCGCCGGACCGCTTCGTGGCCGGCACGGTCGGACTGCCCGGGCGCCGTACGTTCTTCCTCCAGGCCACGGCCGGCCCCCGAGTGACCAGCGTGGCCCTGGAGAAGACGCAGGTGGCCGCTCTCGCCGAGCGGATGGAAGAACTCCTCGACGAGGTCGTGCGCCGCAGCGGCGGCAGCGCCCCGGTGCCGGCCGTGTCGCCCACCGAGGTCGCCGACACCGCCCCCCTCGACACCCCCATCGAGGAGGAGTTCCGGGTCGGCACCATGGCCCTCGCCTGGGACGGCGAGGAGCAGCGCATGATCGTCGAGGCGCAGGCCCTCGTGGAGCTGGAGGCCGAGTCCGAGGAGGACCTCGCCGAGGCCGAGGAGAAACTCCTCCAGGACGAGGAGAACGGACCCCCGATGCTGCGGGTCCGGCTCACCGGCGCGCAGGCCAGAGCCTTCGCCAAGCGTGCCCTGGACGTCGTCAACGCCGGGCGGCCGCCGTGCCCGCTGTGCAGCCTCCCGCTCGACCCGGAAGGACACGTATGTCCGCGCCAGAACGGATACCGCCGCGGAGCGTGA
- a CDS encoding FadR/GntR family transcriptional regulator — protein MAVTDEAIEKIKGMIVSGALRPGDRLPKESELASELGLSRNSLREAVRALSLIRILDVRQGDGTYVTSLDPQLLLEAMSFVVDFHRDDTVLEFLAVRRILEPAATAMAASRISEQQLDALSAQLDRLGDSPSVEELVASDLDFHRGIVQSSGNSVLCSLLDGLSGPTTRARIWRGLTQEDAVSRTLHEHRAILAALRDRDGEAARSWATVHIASVEQWLRSTL, from the coding sequence ATGGCTGTCACCGACGAGGCGATCGAGAAGATCAAGGGAATGATCGTCTCCGGCGCGCTGCGCCCCGGCGACCGGCTCCCCAAGGAGAGCGAGCTCGCCTCCGAGCTGGGGCTGTCCCGCAACTCGCTGCGCGAGGCCGTGCGGGCGCTGTCGCTGATCCGCATCCTGGACGTACGGCAGGGCGACGGCACGTATGTGACCAGCCTGGATCCGCAACTCCTGCTGGAGGCGATGAGCTTCGTCGTCGACTTCCACCGCGACGACACGGTCCTGGAGTTCCTGGCCGTGCGGCGCATCCTGGAGCCGGCCGCCACGGCGATGGCCGCCTCCCGGATCAGCGAGCAGCAACTCGACGCGCTCTCCGCCCAGCTGGACAGGCTCGGCGACAGCCCCTCGGTGGAGGAGCTGGTGGCCTCGGACCTCGACTTCCACCGCGGGATCGTGCAGAGCTCCGGAAACTCCGTCCTGTGCTCGCTGCTTGACGGGCTGTCAGGTCCCACCACACGGGCCCGGATCTGGCGTGGGCTGACCCAGGAGGACGCGGTCAGCCGCACCCTGCACGAGCACCGCGCGATCCTCGCCGCCCTGCGCGACCGGGACGGCGAGGCGGCCCGGTCGTGGGCGACGGTGCACATCGCGAGCGTGGAGCAGTGGCTGCGTTCCACGCTGTGA
- the mshC gene encoding cysteine--1-D-myo-inosityl 2-amino-2-deoxy-alpha-D-glucopyranoside ligase — translation MHAWPASEVPALPGQGRDLRIHDTATGGLVSLDPGPVARLYVCGITPYDATHMGHAATYNAFDLVQRVWLDTKRQVHYVQNVTDIDDPLLERAERDSLDWAALAEKETALFREDMTALRMLPPQHYIGAVEAIPGIVPLVERLRDAGAAYELEGDVYFSVESDPNFGRVSNLDAAAMRLLSAERGGDPDRPGKKNPLDPMLWMAAREGQPSWDGASLGRGRPGWHIECVAIALDHLGMTFDVQGGGSDLAFPHHEMGASHAQVLTGEFPMAKAYVHAGMVALDGEKMSKSKGNLVFVSQLRREGVDPAAIRLALLAHHYRADWEWTDQVLQDAVDRLGRWRAAVSRPDGPPAETLVEEIRAALANDLDAPTALAAVDRWAAAQEERGGADMGAPGVVTRAVDALLGVAL, via the coding sequence ATGCATGCCTGGCCCGCTTCCGAGGTCCCCGCCCTGCCTGGTCAGGGCCGCGACCTGAGGATCCACGACACCGCGACCGGTGGCTTGGTCTCCCTCGACCCCGGTCCTGTCGCCCGTCTCTACGTCTGCGGCATCACGCCGTACGACGCCACCCACATGGGGCACGCGGCGACCTACAACGCGTTCGACCTCGTGCAGCGCGTGTGGCTCGACACCAAGCGCCAGGTTCACTACGTCCAGAACGTCACCGACATCGACGACCCGCTCCTCGAGCGCGCCGAGCGGGACAGCCTCGACTGGGCCGCCCTCGCCGAGAAGGAGACGGCCCTCTTCCGCGAGGACATGACCGCCCTGCGGATGCTGCCCCCGCAGCACTACATCGGCGCGGTCGAGGCGATACCCGGAATCGTGCCGCTCGTCGAGCGGCTGCGGGACGCCGGTGCCGCGTACGAGCTCGAAGGGGACGTCTACTTCTCCGTCGAGTCCGACCCGAACTTCGGCAGGGTCTCGAACCTCGACGCGGCCGCCATGCGGCTGCTGTCCGCCGAGCGCGGCGGCGACCCGGACCGTCCGGGCAAGAAGAACCCGCTGGACCCGATGCTGTGGATGGCCGCCCGCGAGGGCCAGCCCAGCTGGGACGGCGCCTCGCTCGGCCGGGGACGCCCCGGCTGGCACATCGAGTGCGTCGCGATCGCCCTCGACCACCTCGGCATGACCTTCGACGTCCAGGGCGGCGGCTCCGACCTCGCCTTCCCGCACCACGAGATGGGCGCCTCCCACGCCCAGGTGCTGACCGGCGAGTTCCCCATGGCCAAGGCGTACGTCCACGCCGGCATGGTCGCCCTCGACGGCGAGAAGATGTCCAAGTCCAAGGGCAACCTGGTCTTCGTGTCGCAGCTGCGGCGCGAGGGGGTCGACCCCGCCGCCATCCGGCTGGCGCTGCTCGCCCACCACTACCGGGCCGACTGGGAGTGGACCGACCAGGTCCTCCAGGACGCCGTGGACCGGCTGGGCCGCTGGCGTGCCGCCGTCTCCCGGCCCGACGGTCCGCCCGCCGAGACGCTCGTCGAGGAGATCCGCGCGGCCCTCGCGAACGACCTGGACGCCCCCACCGCGCTGGCCGCCGTCGACCGTTGGGCCGCCGCGCAGGAGGAGCGGGGCGGTGCCGACATGGGCGCGCCCGGCGTGGTGACACGTGCGGTGGACGCGCTGCTCGGCGTGGCCCTCTAG
- a CDS encoding SMP-30/gluconolactonase/LRE family protein translates to MALADRSFARRTLLTTTAALTGAALLGGTAHAAETRHAAWPAQFPLPDGFQPEGITIGSQPYAYFGSLANGAIYRASLATGRGKIVAKGAGRPTVGLKINRHGRLFLAGGDSGEIRTVDARSGETEQVYATGGNFVNDVILTPGAAWFTDSFKPVLYKLARGAVTTVPLTGDWQQGPDFTANGIERTPDGRALLVVNAYANGGSLMRVDPRTGAARAVDLGAAKLPNGDGLLLLGRILYAVQQQQNAIDVFRLNDAGTRGTAITRITDPRFRIPTTVAAWGSRLYLPNARFDVEPTPTTEYDAVAVRQS, encoded by the coding sequence GTGGCACTCGCAGACCGTTCCTTCGCACGTCGCACACTCCTGACCACGACCGCCGCGCTGACCGGAGCAGCCCTGCTCGGTGGCACCGCGCACGCGGCCGAGACCCGGCACGCCGCGTGGCCCGCGCAGTTCCCCCTCCCCGACGGCTTCCAGCCTGAGGGCATCACCATCGGTTCCCAGCCATACGCCTACTTCGGTTCCCTCGCGAACGGAGCCATCTACCGGGCGAGCCTCGCCACCGGCCGCGGCAAGATCGTCGCCAAGGGCGCCGGACGCCCGACGGTCGGCCTGAAGATCAACCGGCACGGCAGACTCTTCCTCGCCGGCGGCGACAGCGGCGAGATCCGGACCGTCGACGCCCGCTCCGGCGAGACCGAGCAGGTGTACGCCACCGGCGGCAACTTCGTGAACGACGTGATCCTCACCCCGGGCGCCGCCTGGTTCACCGACTCCTTCAAGCCGGTGCTCTACAAGCTCGCCAGGGGCGCGGTGACGACCGTACCGCTGACCGGCGACTGGCAGCAGGGGCCCGACTTCACGGCCAACGGCATCGAGCGCACCCCCGACGGCCGCGCCCTGCTCGTGGTGAACGCCTACGCGAACGGCGGCAGCCTCATGCGGGTCGACCCGCGCACCGGCGCCGCCCGTGCCGTCGACCTGGGCGCGGCGAAACTGCCCAACGGCGACGGCCTGCTCCTGCTCGGCCGGATCCTCTACGCCGTCCAGCAGCAGCAGAACGCGATCGACGTGTTCCGGCTGAACGACGCCGGCACCCGGGGTACCGCGATCACCCGCATCACCGACCCGCGCTTCCGCATCCCGACGACGGTGGCGGCCTGGGGCAGTCGCCTGTATCTGCCCAACGCGCGCTTCGACGTGGAGCCGACGCCCACCACCGAGTACGACGCGGTGGCGGTGCGACAGTCCTGA
- a CDS encoding amidohydrolase, translated as MNIDLLVHGGAVLTVDEDGGVVHNGAVGVHEGEIVAVGPAEELCTRFTADESIDSSGCLVLPGLVNTHTHLAMTLLRGRADDVTLQEFLERVLPAEAELLAPKNVAAAVRLAIAESVRAGVTSALDMYWFHEAAERAAREAGWRLHSGPTFMDVPEPPDGLAYEQRHAWARRDLEARGSAHAGRRPVVFAHSTYTLSPDQLTEVAALAREFGALLHIHAAENATEVATVEERYGKRPVELLASLGLLGPDLLLAHAVDLTGPEIAALARTGTSVAHCPVSNLKLGCGIAPVPRLLSAGVTVGLGTDGAVSSNSLDVLGAVRQAALVHKADGDPTAVGAEQAVRMATIEGARALGLGEHLGSLEAGKRADLIVLDLNAPHLRPLHDPWSTLAYAAHSADVRDTVVDGRVLMRDRELRTLDERAVIADLEALVRADLIMS; from the coding sequence GTGAACATCGACCTGTTGGTGCACGGCGGTGCCGTTCTGACGGTCGACGAGGACGGAGGCGTTGTTCACAACGGGGCCGTCGGGGTGCACGAGGGCGAGATCGTCGCCGTCGGTCCAGCGGAAGAGCTGTGTACGCGGTTCACAGCCGATGAGTCCATTGACTCGAGCGGTTGCCTGGTTCTGCCCGGGCTCGTCAACACGCACACCCACCTGGCGATGACCCTGCTGCGGGGCCGCGCCGACGACGTGACCCTCCAGGAGTTCCTGGAGCGGGTGCTGCCCGCGGAGGCCGAGCTGCTCGCGCCGAAGAACGTGGCGGCGGCCGTGCGGCTGGCGATCGCCGAGAGCGTACGGGCCGGGGTGACCTCGGCGCTCGACATGTACTGGTTCCACGAGGCGGCCGAACGGGCCGCGCGGGAGGCGGGCTGGCGGCTCCACTCGGGCCCCACCTTCATGGACGTACCGGAGCCGCCCGACGGTCTCGCGTACGAGCAGCGGCACGCGTGGGCCCGGCGGGATCTGGAGGCGCGGGGGTCGGCCCACGCCGGCCGCCGTCCCGTCGTCTTCGCGCACTCCACTTACACCCTCTCCCCCGACCAGCTCACCGAGGTCGCCGCCCTGGCACGGGAGTTCGGGGCGTTGCTGCACATCCACGCGGCGGAGAACGCCACCGAGGTCGCCACCGTCGAGGAGCGGTACGGCAAGCGGCCGGTCGAACTGCTCGCCTCGCTCGGGCTGCTCGGCCCCGACCTGCTGCTCGCGCACGCCGTGGACCTCACCGGGCCGGAGATCGCGGCGCTGGCCCGCACCGGCACCTCGGTGGCCCACTGTCCGGTCTCGAACCTGAAGCTGGGCTGCGGGATCGCGCCCGTGCCGCGGCTGCTGAGCGCCGGGGTGACCGTCGGGCTCGGCACGGACGGAGCCGTCAGCTCCAACTCGCTGGACGTGCTGGGCGCCGTCCGGCAGGCGGCACTGGTGCACAAGGCGGACGGCGACCCGACGGCGGTCGGCGCCGAGCAGGCCGTACGCATGGCGACGATCGAGGGCGCGCGGGCGCTGGGGCTCGGGGAGCACCTGGGATCGCTGGAGGCCGGCAAACGCGCCGATCTGATCGTCCTTGACCTGAACGCGCCGCACCTGCGGCCGCTGCACGACCCGTGGTCGACTCTGGCGTACGCGGCGCACTCGGCGGACGTCCGGGACACCGTCGTGGACGGGCGGGTGCTGATGCGGGACCGGGAGCTGCGCACGCTCGACGAGCGGGCCGTGATCGCCGATCTGGAGGCTCTCGTCCGAGCAGACCTCATAATGAGCTGA